In Geminocystis sp. NIES-3708, a single window of DNA contains:
- a CDS encoding TatD family hydrolase has product MQLIDTHVHVNFDLFKEDLDSVSARWQSAGISKLVHSCVHPDEFESIKQLSLQFPELYCAVGLHPLDAQKWQGEKTYQQILKSAQSYPKVVAIGEMGLDFYKDDQQELQKEVFWQQLTIAQLLNKPVIIHCRDAASTLQDILRKFIREKGEVTGVMHCWAGNPEETQWFLDLGMYISFSGVVTFKNAKTVHASASIVPSDRLLIETDCPFLAPTPYRGKRNEPSYVVHVAEKLAEIRGESLETIAEQTYDNASRLFKI; this is encoded by the coding sequence ATGCAACTAATAGATACCCATGTTCATGTAAACTTTGATTTATTCAAAGAAGATTTGGATTCAGTATCTGCCCGTTGGCAGTCTGCAGGAATTAGTAAATTAGTTCACTCCTGTGTCCATCCTGACGAATTTGAGAGTATTAAACAGTTGTCTTTACAATTCCCTGAGTTGTACTGTGCCGTAGGTTTACACCCGCTAGATGCCCAAAAATGGCAAGGGGAAAAAACCTACCAACAAATTTTAAAATCCGCTCAATCTTATCCCAAAGTTGTCGCCATTGGTGAAATGGGCTTAGATTTTTATAAAGATGATCAACAAGAGCTACAAAAAGAAGTTTTTTGGCAACAATTGACCATCGCCCAACTACTAAATAAACCAGTTATTATTCACTGTAGGGACGCTGCTAGTACTCTACAGGATATTTTGCGTAAATTTATCCGTGAAAAAGGAGAAGTAACAGGAGTAATGCACTGTTGGGCTGGAAATCCAGAAGAAACTCAATGGTTTTTAGACCTAGGAATGTATATTAGTTTTAGTGGCGTTGTTACTTTTAAAAATGCCAAAACCGTTCATGCTAGTGCTTCTATCGTACCAAGCGATCGCCTTTTAATTGAAACTGATTGTCCTTTTCTTGCACCGACACCTTATCGGGGCAAAAGAAATGAACCTTCTTATGTCGTTCATGTAGCAGAAAAACTAGCGGAAATTAGAGGAGAATCACTGGAAACGATCGCTGAACAAACTTACGACAACGCTTCTAGATTGTTTAAAATTTAA
- the rpsT gene encoding 30S ribosomal protein S20 — MANSKSALKRIAINERNRMRNKSYKSAVKTLMKKYFQAVEAYASAPSDEQLQTVNTAMSMAYSKIDKAVKTGVYHKNNAARKKSRLARALKTLVPQAS; from the coding sequence GTGGCTAATTCAAAATCTGCACTCAAAAGAATCGCAATCAACGAACGTAACCGTATGCGTAATAAGTCTTACAAATCTGCGGTTAAAACTTTGATGAAAAAATATTTTCAAGCAGTAGAAGCTTATGCCTCTGCTCCTAGTGACGAACAGTTACAAACAGTTAATACAGCTATGTCTATGGCTTACAGCAAAATTGATAAAGCAGTAAAAACAGGTGTTTATCACAAAAATAATGCTGCTAGAAAAAAATCAAGATTAGCAAGAGCTTTAAAAACCCTTGTACCTCAAGCCTCTTAA
- a CDS encoding response regulator transcription factor: MRLLLIEDDPDLSNSIKAELKLLGYAADVAFDGEEGEFLGTTESYDVVILDLGLPKMSGLEVLKLWRQAGNNVPVIVLTARDAWHEKVDGFKAGADDYLGKPFHFEELLARLQAVLKRVQVRLQEKLSLFGIELDEEQQSVSINGQKSVILTALEFRLLRYLMTHPNRVLSKYQLMEHIYEYDGDPESNVIEVYINRLRHIVGKDLIINRRGQGYLFGKNR, encoded by the coding sequence ATGCGGTTACTGTTAATCGAAGATGATCCTGATTTATCAAACTCAATAAAAGCGGAATTGAAACTTCTAGGTTATGCTGCAGATGTCGCTTTTGATGGAGAGGAAGGAGAATTTTTAGGTACGACGGAAAGTTACGATGTTGTTATCCTTGACCTAGGTTTACCAAAAATGTCAGGTTTGGAAGTGTTAAAACTTTGGCGACAGGCTGGTAATAACGTACCCGTGATTGTGTTGACGGCACGAGATGCTTGGCATGAAAAAGTCGATGGATTTAAAGCAGGTGCTGATGATTATTTGGGCAAACCCTTTCATTTTGAAGAATTGTTGGCTCGTCTTCAAGCAGTTCTTAAGCGTGTTCAAGTTCGCCTCCAAGAAAAACTTAGTCTATTTGGGATTGAACTAGATGAGGAGCAACAAAGTGTCTCAATTAATGGTCAAAAATCAGTCATACTAACCGCTTTAGAATTTCGCTTGTTACGTTATTTAATGACGCATCCTAATAGGGTGTTAAGCAAATATCAGTTAATGGAACATATATATGAATACGACGGTGATCCAGAAAGTAATGTTATAGAGGTTTATATTAACCGATTGCGGCATATTGTGGGAAAAGATTTAATTATCAACCGCCGTGGGCAAGGCTATTTATTTGGTAAAAATCGATGA
- a CDS encoding sensor histidine kinase, with protein sequence MMSLQQRLNRGLILILCVVLFLQWLVTDKMISAVIEKQIAIHLNHDSDSILTTLKPNSNNQLSVDSFHIEEVYNQAFSGQYYVLVIDKKLYYSKSLQNVPLKIKHLGVGETMLYHLDDGPKHQSLLVLGRSLNLLGHQVSITVAEDLTAVHDDIFHIRFIYLGLCLIILFLSIFLQALNIKQGLKPLNLIQKQLVDIGNGKKQQLTVNKAPKEIKPLVIEFNRLLLLVVRRLEQSRTAIGNLAHALKTPLAVLFRIAENPIFTEYPELQQQLLTQTSAIHRYIERELKRARISGGQQTTTVFNLYEELTVLINLLNNIYAEKTLQIEFNTPNELVNFDREDLLELIGNLLDNACKWAKKRILVEISFTENLVVIIADDGIGCDNAEIPLLTQRGLRLDELIKGHGLGLAIVNDIVEFYGGSLDFRRSDELGGFLVTVILPLGKKDWK encoded by the coding sequence ATGATGTCGTTACAACAAAGATTAAATCGTGGTTTGATCTTGATTCTCTGTGTAGTATTGTTTCTTCAATGGTTGGTAACAGATAAGATGATTAGTGCTGTTATCGAAAAACAAATAGCCATTCATCTAAATCATGACAGCGATTCTATTCTCACAACCCTTAAACCTAATAGTAATAATCAATTGTCTGTGGATAGCTTTCATATCGAGGAAGTTTACAATCAAGCATTTTCAGGACAATATTATGTATTAGTCATTGACAAAAAATTATATTACTCAAAGTCTCTACAAAATGTACCTTTGAAGATTAAACATTTAGGTGTCGGAGAAACAATGCTTTACCATTTAGATGATGGTCCAAAACATCAATCACTACTTGTTTTAGGACGTAGTTTAAATCTATTGGGACACCAAGTTAGTATCACCGTTGCTGAAGATTTAACCGCTGTCCATGATGATATTTTTCATATTCGTTTTATCTATTTGGGTTTATGTTTGATAATCTTATTTTTATCTATTTTTTTACAAGCTCTAAATATTAAACAAGGTTTAAAACCACTTAATCTGATCCAAAAACAATTAGTAGATATTGGTAACGGTAAAAAACAACAGCTTACGGTGAACAAAGCACCAAAAGAAATTAAACCTTTAGTGATTGAATTTAACCGTCTTTTATTATTGGTCGTACGCCGTTTGGAACAATCACGCACAGCTATCGGTAATCTAGCTCATGCTTTAAAAACTCCACTAGCAGTACTTTTTAGAATTGCAGAAAACCCCATTTTTACCGAGTATCCTGAATTACAACAACAACTGTTAACACAGACATCAGCTATTCATCGTTACATTGAACGTGAACTAAAACGTGCTCGTATTTCTGGAGGTCAGCAAACAACTACGGTGTTTAATCTTTATGAGGAATTGACTGTCCTAATAAATTTGTTGAACAACATTTATGCAGAAAAAACTTTACAAATTGAATTTAACACACCAAATGAGTTAGTCAATTTTGATAGAGAAGATTTACTCGAACTAATCGGTAACTTGCTTGACAATGCTTGTAAATGGGCTAAAAAGCGTATTTTAGTTGAAATCAGCTTTACAGAAAATTTAGTTGTGATAATAGCGGATGATGGTATTGGATGTGACAACGCGGAGATTCCATTACTTACCCAGCGTGGGTTGCGTTTAGATGAATTAATTAAAGGACATGGTTTAGGTTTAGCAATTGTTAATGATATTGTCGAATTCTATGGCGGTTCATTGGATTTCCGTCGCAGTGATGAATTAGGAGGTTTTCTGGTTACAGTAATTTTGCCCTTGGGAAAAAAAGATTGGAAATAG
- a CDS encoding cadherin-like domain-containing protein produces MATPFSVFGGSNTSTLTDALLAPNSGIVIPSNSILLKASSQDAVNFYDGSLTPLGISSGLLLTSGTTPGTTNTVGWFGNDNSGTSGFYNGDADIDAVVNTVFQTQSYDATTLSFDFNVTDSTATSISFDLVFGSDEYPEWVDAFVDSAIVMVNGVNYALFNHDPNHPLSVISANLTAGYFQDNANNVLPIEYDGVSHVLKIIAPINSGTTNHIKIGIADTGDHIYDSGIFISNLSAGNIPGSGVVSTPPNSGTDNSDVITGSAQDEFIDLKGGNDIAYAGAGDDIVVAGAGDDSVYGGSGNDQIKGDGGNDILDGGDGISDTVIYGGNTNEYNVTFNLDGSYTITDNKTDATSEGKDTLSNIELAKFSNGLFALTSTGLSSVGNPPPPPTNTPGLVLISGVSSAGNVLTATVSDPDGISSGISYQWQTSSDNGATWTNVGSDSKTYTVTSADIGTQVQVTANYIDNGAISESPVSLPKTILETKTGDLVVTLLNLKAPLGSSTINPLTTLVQDAIDLGLSPNTAAIAIKNVLGLPSDIQLQSYDAYAVLQSNSTNANALAVEKVAVQVAILTSLSDDDTGLNLTSAIINAATNNQTLNLANANDLANILGLDITGLTTANYPQPLREIFDRNKSMSDAIADGGDVSVIEKEWQDLLSINDGINSTSIADLSIHINQAPIGTAIATLPEGTEGSAYILNTNDLLAGFSDPEGGILSVTSLSANISGTFIDNQDGTWTFTPNTTNYNGPVELTYSVTDNQGANISANQLFVIAPNTVTPINSDPIGSATAVLADGSEDITYTINASDLLQGFSDADGDTLSVDALTVDNGNLVDNLDGTWTLNPNLNYNGLVNLSYNVIDGNGGIVPGSQSFNLVAVNDAPTVFQAITNQTANVGNKYSFTFDANTFNDVDAGDSLTYKATLGNGSALPSWLTFNATTRTFSGTPTINSVGTLNVQVTAQDNSNSNVSTIFNLTVSNSINGTTGNDKLTGTNNNDEINGLAGNDTLNGRAGNDILNGGTGNDSLVGGIGADTLIGGDGNDIYSVDNLADIVTEENNNLTVGGIDLVNANINYTLSANLENLNLIGSSLTNGTGNSLNNQIVGNGRGNVINGSEGNDTLIGNAGNDTLIGGIGDDILNGGAGNDSLTGGSGMDIFRFNSTSEKTDRISDFVQADDTIAVSSAFGGGLVAGTLKIEQFTIGNIATNSTQRFIYNSTSGALFFDIDGNGATKAVQFATLSPNLAIDYQDFLVI; encoded by the coding sequence ATGGCAACTCCTTTTTCAGTTTTTGGTGGCTCTAATACATCTACACTCACGGATGCTCTTTTAGCACCCAATTCAGGCATCGTCATCCCCTCAAATTCAATTCTGTTAAAAGCATCTAGTCAAGATGCAGTCAATTTTTATGATGGAAGTCTCACCCCTCTAGGTATTAGCTCAGGGTTGCTCCTAACTTCAGGTACAACACCCGGAACAACTAACACTGTCGGCTGGTTTGGTAATGATAATAGCGGTACAAGTGGTTTTTATAACGGCGATGCAGACATTGATGCGGTAGTGAACACCGTTTTTCAAACCCAGTCTTATGATGCCACGACATTATCCTTCGATTTCAACGTAACCGATTCAACCGCTACGTCTATCAGTTTTGATCTCGTTTTCGGCTCTGATGAATATCCCGAATGGGTTGATGCCTTTGTTGATTCCGCTATTGTTATGGTCAACGGGGTGAATTACGCATTGTTTAACCATGATCCGAACCATCCTTTAAGCGTTATCAGTGCCAACTTAACTGCTGGTTATTTCCAAGATAATGCCAACAATGTTTTACCAATTGAATATGATGGTGTTAGCCATGTATTAAAGATTATCGCACCCATTAATAGCGGTACAACCAACCACATCAAAATTGGTATTGCTGACACAGGGGATCATATTTATGATAGTGGTATATTTATTTCTAATTTGTCAGCAGGTAACATTCCGGGATCTGGCGTAGTGAGTACACCCCCCAACTCAGGTACGGACAATAGTGATGTAATAACGGGTTCTGCACAGGATGAGTTTATTGATTTAAAAGGAGGCAACGATATTGCCTATGCCGGTGCAGGAGATGACATTGTTGTTGCTGGTGCGGGAGATGACTCTGTCTATGGGGGGAGTGGTAATGATCAGATCAAGGGTGATGGGGGTAACGATATTCTTGATGGTGGTGATGGCATTTCTGATACAGTTATCTATGGTGGAAATACCAATGAATATAACGTTACATTCAATCTGGATGGTAGTTATACTATCACTGATAACAAAACGGACGCTACCTCTGAAGGTAAAGATACTCTGAGCAATATCGAATTAGCCAAATTTAGTAATGGATTATTTGCATTAACGTCAACTGGTTTGAGTTCAGTGGGAAATCCTCCCCCTCCTCCAACGAACACCCCCGGTTTGGTTCTTATTAGCGGTGTTAGTTCGGCGGGAAATGTCCTGACTGCAACAGTAAGTGATCCAGATGGCATATCTAGTGGAATCAGTTATCAATGGCAAACTTCTAGTGATAATGGAGCGACTTGGACTAATGTAGGGAGTGATAGCAAAACTTACACTGTTACATCGGCTGATATTGGCACACAAGTTCAAGTAACTGCTAACTATATCGATAATGGTGCTATATCCGAATCCCCTGTCAGTTTACCTAAAACTATTCTGGAAACGAAAACTGGTGATTTAGTTGTAACCTTATTAAACCTCAAAGCTCCCCTAGGATCAAGTACCATAAACCCGTTAACAACTTTAGTACAGGATGCTATTGATCTTGGTTTATCTCCTAACACAGCGGCGATCGCTATCAAAAATGTTTTGGGTCTTCCTAGTGACATCCAACTCCAAAGTTACGATGCCTATGCAGTTTTACAGTCCAATTCCACAAACGCCAATGCCCTTGCCGTAGAAAAAGTTGCGGTTCAAGTTGCCATTCTCACTTCACTGTCTGACGATGATACGGGCTTAAATTTAACCTCTGCGATTATTAATGCCGCTACAAATAACCAGACGTTGAATCTTGCTAACGCAAATGACCTTGCTAATATTCTCGGACTTGATATTACAGGTTTAACCACAGCTAATTATCCTCAACCCCTCAGAGAAATTTTTGACAGAAATAAAAGTATGTCCGATGCGATCGCCGATGGAGGTGATGTTAGCGTCATAGAAAAAGAATGGCAAGATTTACTTAGTATCAACGATGGTATTAATTCAACATCAATAGCCGATTTGAGTATCCACATTAATCAAGCCCCCATAGGAACGGCAATAGCAACCTTACCTGAAGGTACAGAAGGTTCAGCTTATATCCTTAATACTAACGATTTACTAGCAGGTTTTAGTGATCCAGAAGGGGGTATTTTGTCAGTAACTAGCTTATCTGCAAATATTTCAGGCACTTTTATCGATAATCAGGATGGCACATGGACTTTCACCCCAAATACAACAAACTATAATGGACCGGTAGAACTCACTTATTCGGTCACTGATAACCAAGGTGCTAATATATCGGCAAACCAACTATTTGTTATTGCACCGAATACAGTAACTCCGATCAATAGTGATCCCATCGGTTCAGCTACAGCAGTTCTGGCTGACGGTAGTGAGGACATAACTTATACTATTAATGCGAGTGATCTGCTACAAGGTTTCAGCGATGCCGATGGTGATACTCTCTCTGTTGATGCCTTGACGGTTGATAACGGTAACTTGGTGGACAACCTTGATGGTACTTGGACGTTGAACCCAAATCTCAATTACAACGGCTTAGTCAACCTCAGCTATAACGTCATTGATGGTAATGGTGGGATTGTCCCAGGTAGCCAAAGCTTTAATTTGGTTGCTGTTAATGATGCTCCTACAGTATTTCAAGCTATTACTAATCAAACAGCAAATGTGGGGAATAAATACAGCTTTACCTTTGATGCTAATACTTTTAATGATGTAGATGCAGGTGACAGCTTAACTTATAAAGCAACCTTAGGGAATGGTAGTGCCTTACCAAGCTGGTTAACTTTTAATGCCACCACTAGAACTTTTAGCGGTACACCTACAATTAACAGTGTAGGAACTCTAAACGTACAAGTAACAGCCCAAGATAATAGTAACAGTAATGTCAGTACAATCTTTAACTTAACAGTATCGAATAGTATTAATGGTACAACTGGAAATGATAAATTGACTGGTACTAATAACAACGATGAGATTAATGGACTTGCCGGTAATGACACTCTCAATGGTAGAGCTGGTAATGATATTCTTAATGGTGGTACGGGTAATGACTCCCTTGTTGGGGGTATTGGTGCTGATACCCTGATTGGCGGTGATGGCAACGATATTTACTCAGTCGATAATCTGGCGGATATTGTAACAGAAGAGAATAATAATTTAACGGTGGGAGGAATTGATTTAGTTAATGCCAACATTAATTACACTCTGTCAGCGAATTTAGAGAATCTCAATTTAATCGGCAGTAGCCTGACCAATGGTACTGGCAACAGTCTCAATAATCAAATTGTCGGCAATGGTCGTGGTAATGTCATAAATGGATCAGAAGGCAATGATACTTTGATAGGAAATGCAGGTAATGATACCTTAATCGGTGGGATAGGTGATGATATTTTGAATGGTGGAGCGGGAAATGATTCTCTCACAGGAGGTAGTGGCATGGATATTTTCCGATTCAATTCAACTTCAGAGAAAACTGACCGAATTTCTGATTTTGTCCAAGCTGATGACACTATAGCTGTTTCCAGTGCTTTTGGAGGAGGCTTAGTCGCAGGTACATTAAAGATTGAACAATTTACAATAGGGAATATTGCCACTAATAGTACTCAGCGTTTTATCTACAATTCCACCAGTGGAGCATTATTTTTTGATATTGATGGTAATGGTGCGACTAAAGCTGTTCAATTTGCAACTCTAAGTCCTAATTTAGCAATTGATTATCAAGACTTTTTAGTAATATAG
- a CDS encoding glutamate synthase subunit beta encodes MGKATGFLEFTRELPVDKDPLERIQNWDEFHLHLPEENLRNQGARCMDCGTPFCHTGELISGMASGCPVNNLIPEWNDLIYRGLWKEALDRLHKTNNFPEFTGRVCPAPCEGSCVLGINNPPVTIKNIECSIIDHGWDQGWVTPQPPEKRTGKKIAIVGSGPAGLSAAAQLNKAGHSVTVYEKDDRPGGLLMYGIPNMKLDKEQVVMRRIRVLEEEGIKFVCNSAIGKDIPAEILVKENDAVILAIGAGKPRDLPIEGRSLKGIHFAMDFLTANTKAVLNKNQEGLISAAGKDVVIIGGGDTGTDCVGTSVRHGCNSVTQLEIMPQPPEIRAKNNPWPEYPKIYRLDYGQEEAAAKFGNDPRVYTTTATKFEGDSEGNVIAVHTVEVEWARDEQGRFIPKPITGTEKRLPAQLVLLAMGFLGPEQLLLEQMGLETDNRSNIKAEYGKYVTSIPNVFAAGDCRRGQSLVVWAFNEGRDVAKECDRFLMGYTDLP; translated from the coding sequence ATGGGAAAAGCCACAGGATTTTTAGAGTTTACTAGAGAATTACCCGTTGATAAAGATCCTCTTGAAAGAATTCAAAACTGGGATGAATTTCACTTACATTTACCCGAAGAAAATCTCCGTAATCAAGGTGCGAGATGTATGGATTGCGGTACACCTTTTTGTCATACTGGAGAACTGATTAGCGGTATGGCTAGTGGTTGCCCCGTCAATAATCTTATTCCTGAATGGAATGACTTGATTTATAGAGGTTTATGGAAAGAAGCACTTGATAGACTTCACAAAACTAACAACTTCCCTGAATTTACTGGTAGAGTCTGTCCTGCTCCTTGTGAGGGTTCTTGTGTACTCGGAATCAACAATCCTCCCGTTACCATCAAAAACATAGAATGTTCTATCATAGATCATGGTTGGGATCAAGGTTGGGTAACACCTCAACCCCCTGAAAAACGGACAGGTAAAAAGATTGCTATTGTAGGCTCAGGTCCAGCAGGTTTATCTGCCGCCGCACAACTAAATAAAGCTGGACATTCTGTCACTGTTTACGAAAAAGACGATCGCCCCGGTGGATTATTAATGTATGGAATTCCTAATATGAAACTTGATAAAGAACAAGTTGTCATGCGTCGTATCCGAGTATTAGAAGAAGAAGGAATAAAATTCGTCTGTAATAGTGCCATTGGTAAAGATATTCCTGCGGAAATTTTAGTAAAAGAAAATGATGCTGTTATCCTTGCCATCGGTGCTGGAAAACCTCGTGATTTGCCCATAGAAGGACGATCACTCAAAGGGATTCATTTTGCTATGGATTTTCTTACCGCTAACACCAAAGCCGTTTTAAACAAAAATCAAGAAGGTTTAATTTCCGCCGCAGGTAAAGATGTCGTGATTATCGGTGGTGGTGATACTGGTACAGATTGCGTTGGTACATCTGTAAGACATGGTTGCAATAGCGTAACCCAGTTAGAAATTATGCCTCAGCCCCCAGAAATCAGAGCAAAAAACAACCCTTGGCCCGAATATCCCAAAATTTATCGTCTCGATTATGGACAAGAAGAAGCCGCTGCTAAGTTCGGCAATGACCCTAGAGTTTATACTACAACTGCCACTAAATTCGAGGGAGACTCTGAAGGTAATGTTATTGCCGTGCATACAGTGGAGGTGGAATGGGCAAGAGATGAACAAGGACGTTTTATTCCTAAACCAATTACAGGTACAGAAAAAAGATTACCTGCACAATTAGTTTTATTAGCGATGGGTTTTCTCGGTCCTGAGCAATTATTATTAGAACAAATGGGATTAGAAACCGATAATCGTAGTAATATTAAAGCCGAATATGGGAAATATGTAACAAGTATCCCTAACGTGTTTGCCGCTGGTGATTGTCGTCGGGGTCAAAGTTTAGTAGTGTGGGCATTTAATGAAGGGCGTGATGTCGCTAAAGAATGTGATCGCTTCCTGATGGGATATACCGATTTACCTTAG